In one window of Candidatus Binatia bacterium DNA:
- a CDS encoding cytochrome P450 — protein MELNPFSYEFHEDPYPVYAWLREHAPLYYNPKLEFYALTRFHDVWSALQDWRAYSSREGVTLERIDTTLFEVTPMMIFMDPPQHDRLRRLVSAAFTPRRIAALEPFIRELAQGLIARLRRDGGGDFVADFAAPLPREVIFTLLGVPVEDRVQLREWMDRALERDPDSPEIPSRAIEASMNLVRYWFQLLERLRRQPNDGLICALFSAEIEHDNGTRTKLSDGEIAGFCALLGAAGNETVTRLLGNAIVLFHRHPDQWRKLVQDPLRIPQAMEEVLRYWPPSQYQARTVTKDAEWYGETVPAGARILLVNGAATRDPRAFSDPDTFDIDRQIPLHLSFGYGVHFCLGASLARLEARVAMEEFVQAFPEFFVDESRCVRAHMSNVHGFDQVPFASR, from the coding sequence ATGGAACTCAATCCCTTCTCGTATGAGTTCCACGAAGACCCGTACCCCGTGTACGCGTGGTTACGAGAGCACGCGCCGCTGTACTACAATCCTAAACTCGAGTTTTACGCACTCACTCGTTTTCACGACGTTTGGAGTGCCCTGCAAGATTGGCGCGCCTATAGTTCACGCGAAGGGGTGACTCTCGAGCGGATCGACACGACGCTGTTCGAAGTCACGCCGATGATGATCTTCATGGATCCCCCGCAGCACGATCGGCTGCGGCGCCTCGTCAGTGCAGCCTTCACGCCACGCCGGATCGCAGCGCTCGAACCCTTCATTCGCGAGCTTGCCCAAGGGCTGATTGCTCGGCTTCGAAGGGATGGCGGCGGCGACTTCGTGGCGGACTTCGCTGCACCGCTTCCGCGCGAAGTGATTTTCACGTTGCTCGGAGTCCCCGTCGAGGACCGTGTCCAGTTGCGCGAGTGGATGGATCGCGCTCTCGAGCGCGACCCGGACAGCCCAGAAATCCCCTCACGGGCAATCGAAGCCAGCATGAACTTGGTGCGCTACTGGTTCCAGCTCCTCGAGCGGTTGCGCCGACAACCGAACGACGGCCTGATTTGCGCGCTGTTTTCTGCAGAAATCGAGCACGACAATGGCACACGCACCAAATTGAGCGATGGCGAGATTGCCGGCTTCTGCGCCCTTCTCGGGGCCGCAGGCAACGAAACGGTGACCAGATTGTTGGGTAACGCCATCGTGTTGTTCCACCGGCACCCGGACCAATGGCGCAAACTCGTGCAGGATCCTTTACGGATTCCGCAAGCGATGGAAGAAGTACTGCGCTACTGGCCGCCCTCCCAATACCAAGCCCGAACCGTCACTAAGGATGCGGAGTGGTACGGCGAAACCGTTCCGGCCGGCGCACGCATTCTCTTAGTCAACGGAGCCGCCACGCGCGATCCGCGCGCATTCTCTGACCCCGATACCTTCGATATCGACCGGCAGATCCCGCTCCACTTGAGCTTTGGCTACGGCGTGCACTTTTGCTTAGGCGCCTCGCTCGCGCGTTTGGAAGCGCGGGTGGCGATGGAGGAGTTCGTGCAGGCCTTCCCGGAGTTTTTTGTGGATGAGTCGAGGTGCGTGCGGGCGCACATGAGTAACGTACACGGCTTCGACCAAGTGCCGTTCGCATCTCGCTAA